The genomic region CCCAGGCCAGCCGGCCGAGCCGCCAGGCGACGAACAGCATCAGCGGTGCGCCGGCGAGCAGCGACAATTCGAGGAAGGCATTATGGGTCGCGGTATAGCCGGTCATGTCGAACAGCGGCTGCATGTAGGTGGAGGCCATGCCGAGCGGGTGCTCGAGCGTGAGCTGCAGCGAGGCCAGGATCGTGGTGAAGCGGCCATCCGCGTTGGAGGCGGCCTCGCGCGTGTTCATCAGCCGGGCCAGCAGGTCGTCGGTGCCGCCGTTCAGTGTCGGCCTGGACGACATGATCGCCAGCGCCAGCAGCGCCGCGTAGAAGGCGGCGCCGATTCCCAGCAGCCATGCCGTCGCCTTTGAACGGATCCGCTTGTACAGAAGCAGGCCGCACAGCACGAGGGTGATGATCGCGGTGGAACGGGTCTGGGTGATGTCGAGCACGAAGTAGCTCGCCACCAGGGCCCCGGACATGGCGGCGAGTGGCAGGCGACCCTCGCCGATCAGCCCGAGCAGCAACGGCACCAGGAACAGGATCGAGGGCGAGGCGGCATTGGGATGGGTGAAGATGCCATAGCCGCGCACGTTGTCGCCTTCCCAGACCTTGGTGGCCTGGTGCAGCGCGTTGGGATCGCCGCCGAGCGGATCGACGATCAGCGAGATCAGCGCGACCGTGGCCCCCAGCAGCATGCCCGCGGCCACCCATGGGCGCAGCCGCGGATCGGACATGCGCGAGGCCAGCCAGTAGGCAGTGAACAATCCGGTCAGCCAGCGGAACAGGATGTTGGTGAGCCGGCTTTCAGCGTAAGGCTGCCCGCCCACCAGATATTCCACCGCGAGCCAGGAATAGGACAGGGCGATGATCACGCCGATGGTACGGATCGAGCGGTGGAACGGCCGGTGCAGGATGACGTCCACCAGCAGGTTGGCGGCACAGAGCAGGTTGACGGCATCGGTCGTGCGCACGCCGCCCGCGCCCGGCAGCGCCACCGGATAGAGCAGCGCCGCCCCGATCATCACGGCGAAGAGCGCGGCCACGCCCAGGCCGAGCCGGCCCCCGATGTGGTAGGCCACCGGCGCCGCGTCCGCCGGGGAAGGGGGTGCGCCGGCGTCATCGATGACGGTGATCCCGCCCGGGAAGCTGGCCTGTCTCATGCGTTCATCACCGCGTGGCGGTCTCCGTAGGCGGGCACAGGCAGGTTGCGTGGATCCGCTCCAGCGCGCTGCCGACGGCCTGCCAGTCATGTTCGGCCAGCGCCACCGCGCGGGCGTTCTCGCCCAGCCGCGTCGCCATCGCCGGCTGGTGCAGGCACCGCGCCAGACCATCCGCGAGCTCGTCCGCGGTTTCGCCACACAGCACATCCACGCTGTCGCGCAGGGCCAGTCCGGTCAGCGCTTCCCGCGTGGCCACGATCGGCATTGCCGAGGCCATCGCCTCCAGCACCTTCAGCTTGGATCCGCCACCCGAGCGCAGCGGCGCCACGAACACCGAGCTGGCGGCGTGGACCTCGGCGACGCTCGCGGCATAGCCATGGAATTCCAGCCGTGCATCGGCCCAGCGCCGGCGCCACTCCTGCGGCATGGCATGGCCGTAAACCGCGAGCCGCGCCTGCGGTTCCGTCCGCCACAGCTCCGGCATGATCGCCTCGCACAGCCAATGCACGGCATCGACGTTGGGGGCGTATTCGTAGTTTCCCAGGAACACGACGCGACGCGCCGAGGCATCGCGACGGACAGTGGCGAAGGGCGCCAGGTCGATGCCGTGCGGCAGCAGCACCGCGTGCGCCCCCACCGCCGCGAAGGCGTCCCGGTCGGTTTCCGAACAGGCGATGACGCAGGCCGCCCGCCGCAGCACCTGTCGTTCCCAGATGCGGGCCCGTGCCGCGTCCAGGCGTGCGAGCGGGCGCAGCCACGAAGGCAGGCGCCGGTACTGCTCGTGCACCACCTGCGATTCCACGTTGTGTTCATTGAGCAGGAACGGCACGCCGCGCCGGCGCAACGGGGCATCGAAAGGTTCGAAGGCGTAGCTGTGCTCGATCTGGACGATATCGAAATCGCGCTGCAGCAGGGTGTCGAACATCCGGCTGTAATTGGGATCGCAGCCATTGATGGTCGCCACCGTCGGCCGCCCGAGCGACAACGCCGCCCGCAGCAACCGTCCGGGGCTCGCGCGCGGGCGGCGCGGCAGCACGATCAGCTCGTCGAGGAAGGATTCCAGATGCGCGCGCGCGGCCTCGTCCGGCATTTCTTTCGTCAGGCACAGCAGCGTGATCGCATGGCCGCGCGCGGCCATCTGCCGCAGCAGCGCATACCCCTTCACCTTGCCACCATTGGTGGTGGGCCAGGGCACATAGGGCATGGTCCACAGGATGCGCCGCGGCGGCAGGATCCGGCCGGGCGGCGGGGAGGGGATCTGGTTCATGCGACTTTCTCGACGGCCTCGGCGCCGGCATGGGCCAGGGTGGCGTAGAGCCGGCGATACGACTGCACCATCGTGCCGGCGGTGTAGCGGGGTGCCTGCCGGCTGGCCCCGGCGGACAGGGCGGCCAGCAAGGCCCGGTTCGCGGCCAGCCGGTCCAGCGCGGCGGCAAGGCCGGCCGCATCCCCCATGGGGAACAGCAGCCCGTTGGCGTCCGCCCCGCGCGGCTGCACGAATTCCGGGATTGCGCCGAGATCGCTGCCGACGACCGGCATGCCGTGCAGCAGCGCCTCGACGATCGCGATCGGCGCGTTCTCCGACCAGATCGAGGGAAATGCCAGCACATCCGCCGCCGCCAGCAGCGCCGCCTTGGCCGGGCCGGTGACATAGCCATGGACGCGCAGCCGCGTGTGGCGCGCCGCCGCTGCCGTGACCTCGGCTTCCAGTTCGCCGCTGCCGGCGATGTCGATAACGACGTCGCCGCGCAGCAGCGGCAATGCCGCCAGCAGCACTTGCACCCCTTTCTCGCGGCGCAACTGTCCGATGTACAGAACGCGCAACGGGGCGTCGGCGGAGCGGGTCGGGCGCGGGCGTGGCGCCAGCGGGATACCGTTGGCGATCACTTCGGTGCGCCGGCCCTGGCCGAAGCCATGTGCGAGGTGGCGTTCGAGTACGAAGCGCGAGGGGCTGCACAGCACGTCGATGGGGCGCGCGCAGGCCGCGTACCAGCGTCCATAGGCCTCGCAGGACAGGCAACGTCGCGTGCAGGCGCCGCCGTCGCGCCGCAGCATCGTGCCGCGGGCGCACAACAGCCAGTAATCATGCGTGGTGTGTACGATCGGAATGCGCAATCGTGCCGCTTCGCGCCACAGGCTCGGTGACAGGCCCTTGAGGTTGTGGGTGTGCACGATGTCCGGCCGCACGCGCGCGAGCACGGCGGCGAATTTGCCGGCGCTGTCGGGATTCCAGCTGTCGCGCAGGTTCCAGGCCAGCCGCGCCGGCAGGGAGCGGCGGTCGCCCGCGGCGAAGCGTTCCAGGTTCCACCAGAGATTCCGTGGAAAAAAGCGCAGCACGTGAACGCCGTTCAGCATCTCCTCGGTGCTGCCTTCGGCCGCGCTGCAGGTGCTGACGACGGTGACCTCGTCGCCGCGTTGCGCCAGCCCTTCCGCCAGATAGGCGGCGACCAGTTCGGCTCCGCCGACGACATGCGGGGGGTAGGCGTTGGCGACGATGACAACTTTCACGGCACCTCCTGCGTCCCTGTGGCGGCAGCCCCCATCCCCGGCCTTGCCGGGGCGCCGCCTTGTCCGCGCGCCCAGCCCTCATCCAAACGTCTGCGCATGGCGAACCGCCGGCACGGACAGCGATGTGTCCAGGATCGGTGCTCCGCGATGGCATCGGAAGTCGCATCTTTGCGGCGAACGCGTGCAATCCTGCACAGATCCGGCCCTCGGAACAATCAATCAAGTGAGACCTGCGAGTTCATTGCAGAAAAAGTGAGGTCTCATATCAGTTATTCCGGGCTCGTTATTTAATAAAGGCGAGCCAGTTCGGTTGAAACGACATCAAATATTCTGCTCAACTCTCGTTGAATTGATCAGAATTTTCCCGGGGAACCCCTGGACTCACGAATACGTGAAAATTTGGGTTGACGTGGCTGCAACTTCGGGTAGATGATCTCCCCATGCAGAAGCGCACCAGCATCCTGCCGGACCGCTTCACCACCGCATACCGACCGGGCCCTCCGCAGGCCGGTCGCCGTTGAACAAGCCCGGACGTGACCGGGCTCGCCCTCGGGTTCCCGGCGGCTTTCGCCGAGATGACAAGGACGCGCGATGAGAATTTCTGACTAGACCACACCGGAGTTGGTCAGGGAACGGGCGCCGGAGCGCCCGGCGACATCAGAAAAGGTCAGGACGATTTCGGTCCGGCATCCATCTGCGGGGCGCGACGTGACCGCGTGCGCCTCCGATCCGGAACCGCCGATTTCCCACCCGGCGCCGCGCGGCTGACCGCCGCGCGAGGCCTGCCCGCGGTCGCACCCGACGCGACCCGCCGATCCCCGTGCGCCGAAAACACAGCGCCGGCGGGGCCACGGAAGCGGGCCACCACGCAATCCATTCGCCGGTGCGTCCGCGCCGGCCCCAGACCAGGAGCCGACCCATGCCGACTCAGGCCGTGAGAGCTGCCGACTTCACTCGTTCCATCAGCGTTCAGATCCACATGGGTCACGGTGGCGGGGGCCGTCCTTACGGCAACATGACGACGCTGCAGAACGCGCTCGCCTACCTGAACCCCAAGGGCATCGGCACGGGCGTTGGCGTGGTGCGCGACGAGACCTGGGCCAGTTCCGATCTCGCGACCCTCGGCCGGCTCGGCTACAAGCTCGATGTCTATGTCGCCTACAACCAGGGCGCCAACAGCGCGAGCGGCGCCATCGACGCGCTGCGGCCGCTGGTGAACGCCGGCTATGTGCGCATGGTCGAAGGCCCGCTGGAAGTCGACAACGTGGGCTGGGGTCTGGTCAGGACCGGTTCCTATACGGCCCTGAACGGCCAGACCTATGCCGGCTGGCAGGCTGCCGTGAAGTGGCAGCAGGATCTCTACAACACCTTCGCCAGCAAGACCGACGTGGCGCTGTTCAGCCTGGCCAATCCCGCCAATGGCAACGCCAGCAGTCCCGCCGTGTCGGCCGCGCGCTCGCTCGGTCTCAGCCTGAACGGCATCACCGAGCTCGGCAACGTCCATTTCTACCAGCACAACGGCAATTCGCCGGCGACCGAGATGCCCGGCGTGATCCGCGACGAAACCGGCTACACCCCGGGCAAGCCCTTCGCCATCACCGAGACCGGCTTCAACGATCTCAATGACGGCAGCACCAATTATCTGGGATCGGCGCACGCGAACGGCGTCTACACGCTGGATCTGGCGCTGAACGCGTTCAAGGCCGGCTGCAAGCTCACCAACCTCTACGAGCTGTTCGACGAGAACATGGGCTATGCCGCGCAGGGCATCGCCTTCGAGGACCATTGGGGCCTGTTCAATGCCAACGGCACGCCGAAGGCGGCGGCCACCTACCTGCGCAACATGATGTCGGTGCTCGGCGACAGCGGCGCGAATGCCGGCGGGTTCGCGCCCGGTTCGCTCAATTACTCCGTCTCCGGGTTGGGATCGAACGGCCAGACGCTGCTCATGCAGAAGAGCGGCGGCGTCTACGACATCGCCGTCTGGGCCAATGCCAGTGTCTTCACGGGCGGCCATGCCGGCACGGCGCCGACACAGAACGTCACCGTCAATCTCGGCGGCACCTATGGCAGCGTGAAGGTGTACGACCCGGTGCGGGGCAGCAACGCGGTGCAGACACTGAGCAATGTCAGCTCCGTCAGGCTGGGCGTCACCGACCACCCGCTGATCATCGAGGTCGGCGGCCAGGGCAGTGGCCGCGCAACAAGTTCTGGCGGCACTCCCGCCGCCGCTTCCCCTGCCAGCCCCGGCACCGCTGCGGCCCCATCCGGATCCCACGTCATCAACGTCGCCGGCGGCAGGACCGTGACCACGCAGCCGGGCACGCGGAACACGGTGAACATCACCGGCAGCGCCACGGTGAATGCCAAGGGCACCGACACGATCAGGGTCACCGCCGGCAACACCACCGTCAACGGCGGCACCGGGCACCTCGTCTTCGTCGGCGGCGGCGCCGGCAAGGCGACGCTCAATCTCAGGGGCGGCACGACCGAGGCCACGCTCGGCAACGGCGGCAGCGCCGTGAAGATCGCCGGCCACGTGACGGCGACGGCCGGCGGGGGCACCGACCTGTTCACCCTGACCCGGGATGCCTCGATCGACACCGCCGTGATCTACAATTTCAAGGCCGGCACCGATCACCTGCACCTCGCCGGCTATGGCTCCGGCACCGCCGGCGTGGCCTGGGTCGCCGACGCCGCGGCGGGGACCTCGGTGCACCTGACCGACGGCTCGCATGTCGGGCTGGTCGGGGTGCACAGCACTGATCTGGGCAGGTTGTTCGCCTGAACGGCACCTCTCCCGCGCCGCTCCGGCGTAAAATCCGGCCTGGGTCCACCCCCCAGGCCCGAGGTTTAACAGGAGAGCGCCGCCGATGCCGTTGTACGGTTTCCATTGCACTGCCTGCGACATCGATTTCGAGACGCTGGTCATCGGATCCGAGGTCCCGACCTGTCCGGAATGCGGCGGTACCGCGCTGGAGCAGCTTCTCTCGCGCGTCGCGCCGGACATGAAGACGCCCGGCCTGGTGCAGCGGGCCCGCGCCTGCGCCGATTGCCAGGGGCATTTCAGCAATTACAGTCCCTCCGAACGCCCGCCCTGCCAGCGCTGACCGGCCCGCGGCGCCGGCTTATTCCGGCGCGTGGAAGGCGAGCCGGCGGCCGCTGACCTCGTGCACCTCCATGTCGGTGTCGAACACTGTCCGCAGCACCTCCGGCCGCATCACCTCGGCCGGGGTGGCGTGCAGCACCACCCGGCCCCGCCGCATCGCCACCAGCGCGTCCGACCAGCAGGAGGCGAGGTTGATGTCGTGCAGCACCAGCACGAAGCTGCGGCCGGAGCTGTCGGCCAGCCGCCGCACCAGCCGCATCAGCGCCGCCGCATGGCGCGGATCGAGGTTATTCAGCGGCTCGTCCAGCAGCACGTGATCGGTGCCCTGGCACAGCGCCATGGCGATGAAGGCACGCTGGCGTTGCCCGCCCGAAAGCAGGTCGAGGAACCGGTCCGCCAGCTCTTCCAGCTCCAGCAGCCGCAGCGCCGCCTCCACCTGTTCCTGATCCTCGGCGCGCAGCCGGCCGCGGCAATGTGGATAGCGCCCGAACGCCACCAGGTCGCGCACGGTCAGGCGCATGGTCACGTGGGTGTCCTGGCGCATGATCGCCAGGCGTTTCGCCAGTATCGCCCCCGGCGTGCGCGCGACATCCAGCCCGCCGACGCGGATCGTGCCGCGGTCGGGGGAGGTCAGCCGCCCGATCATCGCCAGCAGGGTGGACTTGCCCGCGCCGTTCGGCCCGATCAGGGACGTGACGCCGCCCGGAGGCAGCCGTAGCGAAACGGCATCGACGACGGGCGTGCCACCATAGGTCTTGGTGACGTCGGTGATCTCGATCATCCCCGGGCTCCACGCAACAGCAGCAGCAGGAACAGCACCCCGCCGGCGAATTCGATGACGATGCTCAGCGCGGCGCCGAGGCCCAGCACCCGCTCCAGCACCAGTTGGCCGAGCAGCAGCGCCAGCATGCCCAGCAGGGCCGCCGCCGGCAGCACCACGGCGTGGCGGGACGAGGGCATGATCCGGTAGGCGAGATTGGCCACCAGCAGCCCGAGGAAGCCGATCGGCCCGACCAGCGCGGTCGGCACCGCGACCAGCACGGCGACCATGCCCAGCATGCGCCTCACCGCCGGCCGGTACTCCACGCCGAGGCCGATCGCCGGCTCGCGCCCGAGCGCGATCACGTCGAAGCGGTGCAGGTCCCGCAACGCCATCACGCCGGTCGCCGCCATCGCCAGCGCGGCCACGGCCAGCAGATCCAGTTCGGCACGGTTGAAATCGGCGAACAGCCGACCCTG from Rhodovastum atsumiense harbors:
- a CDS encoding O-antigen ligase family protein — translated: MRQASFPGGITVIDDAGAPPSPADAAPVAYHIGGRLGLGVAALFAVMIGAALLYPVALPGAGGVRTTDAVNLLCAANLLVDVILHRPFHRSIRTIGVIIALSYSWLAVEYLVGGQPYAESRLTNILFRWLTGLFTAYWLASRMSDPRLRPWVAAGMLLGATVALISLIVDPLGGDPNALHQATKVWEGDNVRGYGIFTHPNAASPSILFLVPLLLGLIGEGRLPLAAMSGALVASYFVLDITQTRSTAIITLVLCGLLLYKRIRSKATAWLLGIGAAFYAALLALAIMSSRPTLNGGTDDLLARLMNTREAASNADGRFTTILASLQLTLEHPLGMASTYMQPLFDMTGYTATHNAFLELSLLAGAPLMLFVAWRLGRLAWGLVRGNAIEAWCALYLLGVFQFENLFAQPQVVPLCLWLVCTPSWRKTS
- a CDS encoding glycosyltransferase family 4 protein; translation: MNQIPSPPPGRILPPRRILWTMPYVPWPTTNGGKVKGYALLRQMAARGHAITLLCLTKEMPDEAARAHLESFLDELIVLPRRPRASPGRLLRAALSLGRPTVATINGCDPNYSRMFDTLLQRDFDIVQIEHSYAFEPFDAPLRRRGVPFLLNEHNVESQVVHEQYRRLPSWLRPLARLDAARARIWERQVLRRAACVIACSETDRDAFAAVGAHAVLLPHGIDLAPFATVRRDASARRVVFLGNYEYAPNVDAVHWLCEAIMPELWRTEPQARLAVYGHAMPQEWRRRWADARLEFHGYAASVAEVHAASSVFVAPLRSGGGSKLKVLEAMASAMPIVATREALTGLALRDSVDVLCGETADELADGLARCLHQPAMATRLGENARAVALAEHDWQAVGSALERIHATCLCPPTETATR
- a CDS encoding iron ABC transporter ATP-binding protein, whose product is MIEITDVTKTYGGTPVVDAVSLRLPPGGVTSLIGPNGAGKSTLLAMIGRLTSPDRGTIRVGGLDVARTPGAILAKRLAIMRQDTHVTMRLTVRDLVAFGRYPHCRGRLRAEDQEQVEAALRLLELEELADRFLDLLSGGQRQRAFIAMALCQGTDHVLLDEPLNNLDPRHAAALMRLVRRLADSSGRSFVLVLHDINLASCWSDALVAMRRGRVVLHATPAEVMRPEVLRTVFDTDMEVHEVSGRRLAFHAPE
- a CDS encoding FmdB family zinc ribbon protein, with amino-acid sequence MPLYGFHCTACDIDFETLVIGSEVPTCPECGGTALEQLLSRVAPDMKTPGLVQRARACADCQGHFSNYSPSERPPCQR
- a CDS encoding glycosyltransferase family 4 protein, with the protein product MKVVIVANAYPPHVVGGAELVAAYLAEGLAQRGDEVTVVSTCSAAEGSTEEMLNGVHVLRFFPRNLWWNLERFAAGDRRSLPARLAWNLRDSWNPDSAGKFAAVLARVRPDIVHTHNLKGLSPSLWREAARLRIPIVHTTHDYWLLCARGTMLRRDGGACTRRCLSCEAYGRWYAACARPIDVLCSPSRFVLERHLAHGFGQGRRTEVIANGIPLAPRPRPTRSADAPLRVLYIGQLRREKGVQVLLAALPLLRGDVVIDIAGSGELEAEVTAAAARHTRLRVHGYVTGPAKAALLAAADVLAFPSIWSENAPIAIVEALLHGMPVVGSDLGAIPEFVQPRGADANGLLFPMGDAAGLAAALDRLAANRALLAALSAGASRQAPRYTAGTMVQSYRRLYATLAHAGAEAVEKVA